From a single Alloactinosynnema sp. L-07 genomic region:
- a CDS encoding methionine ABC transporter ATP-binding protein, giving the protein MITVENLTKSFWGDTGPVVALENVTLEVPAGTITGVVGPAGSGKSTLARLISLQERPDSGVIRVEGYNTAALDPRRLRAARRRIGVIQHGDLLPQRTAAGNIAIPLEQAGVDGPQRRERVGKLLDLIGLTDKAAAYPDALTDGQRARVSVAKALVGEPGLLLADDPTKGLDADATAGVLAVLDRARAELGSTVLIATSDTAVVRRIADDVALLEAGKVQESGQLLSLIQDPASRIAQTLLPEIEIPVGPRHDRQAEVILVGYATVGALLPEATARFGTPIAVVGGGLTRIGETPVARFLVGVDGPRADSALGWIAERGALVRQTTVAPQLQAA; this is encoded by the coding sequence ATGATCACCGTTGAGAACCTCACCAAGTCCTTCTGGGGCGACACCGGCCCGGTCGTCGCACTCGAGAACGTCACCCTTGAGGTGCCCGCGGGCACCATCACCGGCGTGGTCGGCCCCGCCGGTTCCGGCAAGTCCACCCTCGCGCGGCTGATCTCGCTGCAGGAGCGCCCGGACAGCGGCGTCATCCGGGTCGAGGGCTACAACACCGCCGCGCTCGACCCGCGCAGGCTGCGCGCCGCGCGCCGCCGCATCGGGGTCATCCAGCACGGTGACCTGCTGCCGCAGCGCACCGCCGCGGGCAACATCGCCATCCCGCTGGAGCAGGCCGGGGTCGACGGCCCGCAGCGCCGCGAGCGGGTCGGCAAGCTGCTCGACCTGATTGGCCTGACCGACAAGGCCGCCGCTTACCCCGACGCTCTCACCGACGGCCAGCGCGCGCGGGTGTCCGTGGCGAAGGCCCTCGTCGGCGAGCCGGGCCTGCTGCTGGCCGACGACCCCACCAAGGGCCTCGACGCCGACGCGACCGCCGGCGTGCTCGCGGTGCTCGACCGGGCCCGCGCCGAGCTGGGCTCCACCGTCCTCATCGCCACCAGCGACACCGCCGTGGTCCGCCGCATCGCCGACGACGTGGCGCTGCTGGAGGCGGGCAAGGTGCAGGAGAGCGGCCAACTGCTCTCGCTGATCCAGGACCCGGCGAGCCGCATCGCGCAGACGCTGCTGCCCGAGATCGAGATCCCGGTCGGTCCGCGGCATGACCGGCAGGCCGAGGTCATCCTCGTCGGCTATGCCACTGTCGGTGCCCTGCTGCCCGAGGCCACGGCCCGCTTCGGCACCCCGATCGCGGTCGTCGGCGGCGGGCTGACCCGCATCGGCGAGACCCCGGTCGCGCGGTTCCTGGTCGGCGTGGACGGCCCGCGGGCCGACAGCGCGCTGGGCTGGATCGCCGAGCGCGGCGCCCTGGTCCGCCAGACCACCGTCGCACCCCAGCTCCAGGCCGCCTGA
- a CDS encoding 4-(cytidine 5'-diphospho)-2-C-methyl-D-erythritol kinase, translated as MAAHRRLGPVLAVVPPPVTVRVPSKVNLHLAVGDVRPDGYHELATIFQALSLTDEVTVAIADEPGVEVHGEGADAVPTGASNLAWRAVQELAQYVGRDPDEPKIRVVIRKGIPVSGGMAGGSADAAATLVGLAALWRLEITRDELATISARLGSDVPFTLYGGTALGTGRGEQLVPVLSRHTYHWVLAFDRRGLSTPKVFAELDRLREEGDPPRIGAVEPVLEALATGDPRQLALLLGNDLQAASVSLRPGLRRTLRAGVSAGALAGTVSGSGPTCAFLCADGESALRVAAELAGAGVCRTVRVAHGPVPGARIIGGEEAPRPTPPQVHA; from the coding sequence ATGGCAGCTCACCGTAGGCTTGGACCCGTGCTCGCCGTCGTTCCCCCTCCGGTCACGGTCCGTGTGCCATCCAAGGTGAACCTCCACCTTGCGGTCGGCGATGTCCGCCCTGACGGCTACCACGAACTGGCCACGATCTTCCAAGCGCTCTCGCTCACCGACGAGGTCACCGTGGCCATCGCCGACGAGCCGGGCGTCGAGGTACACGGCGAGGGTGCCGACGCGGTGCCCACCGGAGCCAGCAACCTGGCCTGGCGGGCGGTGCAGGAACTGGCCCAGTACGTCGGCCGCGACCCGGACGAGCCCAAGATCCGCGTGGTGATCCGCAAGGGCATCCCGGTCTCGGGCGGCATGGCCGGTGGCAGCGCCGACGCGGCCGCCACCCTCGTCGGCCTGGCCGCCCTGTGGCGCCTGGAGATCACCCGCGACGAGCTGGCGACGATCTCGGCCCGCCTGGGCAGCGACGTCCCCTTCACCCTCTACGGCGGCACCGCGCTGGGCACCGGACGCGGCGAACAGTTGGTCCCGGTCCTGTCCCGGCACACCTATCACTGGGTGCTGGCCTTCGACCGGCGCGGCCTGTCCACGCCGAAGGTGTTCGCCGAACTGGACCGCCTGCGGGAAGAGGGCGACCCACCACGCATCGGCGCCGTCGAGCCGGTGCTCGAAGCCTTGGCCACCGGCGACCCACGTCAGCTGGCCTTGCTGCTGGGCAACGACCTCCAGGCAGCGTCGGTGTCCCTGCGTCCCGGCCTGCGCCGGACCCTGCGCGCGGGTGTCAGCGCGGGCGCGCTGGCGGGCACGGTGTCCGGCTCCGGCCCGACCTGCGCTTTCCTCTGCGCCGACGGCGAGTCAGCGCTACGCGTCGCCGCCGAACTGGCAGGCGCGGGGGTGTGCCGAACGGTCCGCGTCGCCCACGGACCGGTGCCCGGGGCGAGAATCATCGGCGGTGAAGAGGCGCCTCGACCGACGCCCCCACAAGTGCACGCTTAG